The nucleotide sequence CCACAACGTCCGGACGACGCTCGCGACCGCCTTCGGCGTCCCGGAGAGCAACGTCCGGTGCCTCGCGCCCTACGTCGGCGGCGCCTTCGGAGCGGGCCTGCGCGTGTGGCCGCACGTGATCCTCACCGCGCTCGCCGCACGCGAGGTGCGGCGGCCGGTCAAACTGGTGCTCACCAGGCCCGAAATGTTCACCTCGGTGGGTCACCGCCCGGAGAGCCTGCAACACGTCAAGATCGCCGCCACCAGCTCCGGCGAGCTGTTGGCGATCCGCCATACGAGTACCTCGTCGGTGGCAATGGAGGACGACGACTTCGAGCCCGTCTCGCTCGGCTCCGCCGTCTCCTACGCCTGTCCCAACGTACTCACCGCCGACCGTCAGATCCGCCTGAACATTCCCTGCCCGGGATCGATGCGTGCCCCGGCGGAGGGGCAGGGCAACTTCGCCCTGGAGTCGGCCATCGACGAACTCGCCTACGCCCTCGGCATGGATCCGCTCGAAGTGAGGTTGCGCAACTACGCGGAGACCGATCCGCGCAGCGGCCTGCCCTGGTCGAGCAAGGCTCTCCGTGAGTGCTTCACCGAGGGTGCCCGGCGCTTCGGCTGGTCGCGCCGCACCCCGGAGCCGGGGTCGATGCGCGATGGACAGTGGCTGATCGGTTACGGCGTGGCCGGTTCCTCCTACCCTCACTACCAGGTCCCCTGCCAGGCGCGCGCGTCGGTCCGCCGGGACGGATCCGCTTACGTGCGCAGCGCGGCCACCGACATCGGGACGGGCACCTACACGGTCATGACCCAACTCGCGGCCAATCTGCTCGGGTTGGACACGGCCATGGTGCGATTCGACCTCGGCGACTCGGACATGCCTTACGCGCCGCAGGCCGGCGGCTCGGGGCTGACCGGCGCGCTCGGCAACGCCGTGCACGTCGCTTGCGAACGGCTGGTGCGGGATTTCCTCCAGATCGTGCATGACGATCCGGAGTCACCGCTGCGCGGCAGCACCCTCGCCGACGTCGTCGTCAGGGGCGGAGGTATCCACCGGGCCGAGGCCCCCGGGCGGGGCGAGTCCTACATCGACATCCTCGCGCGGCACGGCCTGGAGGAACTGAGCGCAGACGGGCGAAGCACCCCGCCTGCGGCCGACGGGCGGGAGATGGCCACGGCAGGCGCCTTCGGAGCGAAGTTCGTCGAGGTTCGGATCGACCCCGACCTGCGGCTGCTGCGGGTGGCCCGGGTGGTGCAGGTGATCGACGGCGGCCGCATCCTCAACGAGAAGACTGCGACCAGCCAGATCATCGGCGGCACGGTGGGCGGCATCGGCCAGGCCCTGCTCGAGAAGACGGAGACCGACCCGGGGACCGGCCGCATCGCCAACGCCACCTTCGGCGACTACCTGGTCGCTGTCAACGCCGACATCCCCGACATCGAAGTGGCCTTCGTCGGGGCACCCGATCCGGCAACCCCGGTAGGGACCAAGGGAATCGGAGAGGTCGGACTCGTCGGCACCGCCGGGGCCATTGCCAACGCGGTCCACCACGCGACAGGGCGCCGGCTGCGGTCCCTGCCCCTCACGATCGAGCAGTTGCTGGACTGAGCGTCCGCAGTTGAGCTTGATCCGAGGGACCCGGGCGGCGACGAGAACCGGAGTGTGGCCAACTAGTTCTGGCCTTGGTCCATTTGCTGGGTCCGGCATCGCGAGACCGGCCACCCATCCGCTGCTCCGCCTGGCCGTACCCGGCATGCGTCCGGCGCCTTGGTTCAGGGGCCGGTGGCCGTACTGATGGGTGGCGCCTGGCACTGGCCCATGTCGGCCCACCCGTCCTTCTGCTCAGCGAACTCCTCTGACCATCGGGGCAACGGCTCGTCCGGCACCACCAGATCATGACCGCGTCGCTGTCCCCGGTACGTCTCGAATACGCCGTCGCCCGTCGACTGGTGAACCAACAACCGTGCGGAGGCCCGGTCGGCGCCGGCGCTTTGCGGGGCGCCGCCCACCGCACGCAGACCGTCGATGTAGAAACCGTGACTCATCCGGATCGAACCACGGCTCCTGCCCCTGAGATCACGGCCCAGCGGCCCCCAGCGCACTTCGAGCATGCTCGCCGAGTCGACCGGAGAGTCGCTCGTGTCGGGTGCGCTGTACGTGACGGCCATGTCCACGCGGCCGTCGCCGTCGAAATCCCCGAACGCCGCCCGGAATCCCACCTCGGGCGGCGTGTGGGTTCTCTCGCGCCCCCTCGCCGTGGTGGCGACAGCCCAGACGGGGTGCTGGACCCGCTTGTCGCCAGGCCCCTCGAACGTCACGACCGTGCGCCCGTCCCGGTCCTGACTGTCGCTCACCTCGTCCACCACGCCGTCGCCATCCACGTCCGCATACAGCGTCCGCCCGTCCGACAAGGCGCAGATCGGCCGTAACCGGCCCGGGTTGCGCACGTGCGGATCCGTGCTGGGCCCCTTACCCGTCGGCCACACGTACCAGGCCACACACACCCCCACCGCCACGATCACGGCGATGGAACAGCCCACCAGCCATCTGCGACGCCGCGCCGCTCTGGCGTTGAGCGTGCCGACGGAGACAGTCCTACGGCCGGATATGTCATTACGACCCATCAGAGAACCCTAGACGCACCGCCGATACCCCCTCCCACGCGATGTCCCCCGAACTCCACAGCGCAGGCATCGTCATGTGATCAGCCCGATGACCCAAACGAAACGGCTAGGTCCCGCTTCCGTAGTGGATGCTCGCCTGCCTTGAACCCGTCCGGCACCCGCCGTGGCCGGGCTGGCCCCGTGGCGGCGGTGAGGCTCCGGTCGGGACCGGGCCGTGCCGTCGGTCCGACCGGCTGCCGCTCCCGATCGACTACGCGAC is from Streptomyces sp. NBC_00370 and encodes:
- a CDS encoding xanthine dehydrogenase family protein molybdopterin-binding subunit: MTTLDAGGPVGAGIDRVDARPKVTGSAHYPNDYAYPGMAHAAVVRSTIAAGRIRSVDTAHARQAPGILAVITHLEAPRLQRGPMTLLGPSPPAPLQDDRILHHGQHVAVVVAETPEQARYAATLVDVAYEAAEARLSITDPDAEIVTDPWELDQRRGDVEAGLAAADVVVEGTYTTPDNTNNPLGLMATLAVWNGDSLTVHDSTQWPHNVRTTLATAFGVPESNVRCLAPYVGGAFGAGLRVWPHVILTALAAREVRRPVKLVLTRPEMFTSVGHRPESLQHVKIAATSSGELLAIRHTSTSSVAMEDDDFEPVSLGSAVSYACPNVLTADRQIRLNIPCPGSMRAPAEGQGNFALESAIDELAYALGMDPLEVRLRNYAETDPRSGLPWSSKALRECFTEGARRFGWSRRTPEPGSMRDGQWLIGYGVAGSSYPHYQVPCQARASVRRDGSAYVRSAATDIGTGTYTVMTQLAANLLGLDTAMVRFDLGDSDMPYAPQAGGSGLTGALGNAVHVACERLVRDFLQIVHDDPESPLRGSTLADVVVRGGGIHRAEAPGRGESYIDILARHGLEELSADGRSTPPAADGREMATAGAFGAKFVEVRIDPDLRLLRVARVVQVIDGGRILNEKTATSQIIGGTVGGIGQALLEKTETDPGTGRIANATFGDYLVAVNADIPDIEVAFVGAPDPATPVGTKGIGEVGLVGTAGAIANAVHHATGRRLRSLPLTIEQLLD
- a CDS encoding FG-GAP repeat domain-containing protein: MRNPGRLRPICALSDGRTLYADVDGDGVVDEVSDSQDRDGRTVVTFEGPGDKRVQHPVWAVATTARGRERTHTPPEVGFRAAFGDFDGDGRVDMAVTYSAPDTSDSPVDSASMLEVRWGPLGRDLRGRSRGSIRMSHGFYIDGLRAVGGAPQSAGADRASARLLVHQSTGDGVFETYRGQRRGHDLVVPDEPLPRWSEEFAEQKDGWADMGQCQAPPISTATGP